From Aerosticca soli, a single genomic window includes:
- a CDS encoding aspartate-semialdehyde dehydrogenase — translation MSLKSSYRVAMVGATGAVGETLLGILAERDFPVGELIPLASERSAGGKVHFAGKELTVRNLADFDFAGVDIAFFSAGGAVSREHAPRAAAAGAVVIDNTSEFRYQDDIPLVVSEVNPHAIAQYENRGIIANPNCSTMQMLVALAPIHRAVGIERINVATYQSVSGAGRSGMEELGRQTAALLNFQDVEVSKFPRQIAFNVIPHIDEFQPNGYTKEEMKMVWETRKILEDESIQVNPTAVRVPVFYGHAEAVHIETRDKLTAEQARALLEEAEGVVVIDERRAGGYPTPVGDAAGKDPVYVGRIREDISHDRGLDLWIVADNIRKGAALNAVQIAELLIRDYR, via the coding sequence ATGAGCCTCAAAAGCAGTTATCGGGTGGCGATGGTCGGCGCCACCGGCGCGGTCGGCGAGACCCTGCTCGGCATCCTGGCCGAGCGCGACTTTCCGGTCGGCGAGCTGATTCCGCTGGCCAGCGAACGCTCCGCCGGCGGCAAGGTGCATTTCGCCGGCAAGGAACTCACCGTGCGCAACCTCGCCGATTTCGACTTCGCCGGCGTGGACATCGCGTTCTTCTCCGCCGGTGGCGCGGTCAGCCGCGAGCATGCGCCGCGGGCGGCGGCCGCCGGCGCGGTGGTGATCGACAACACCTCCGAGTTCCGCTACCAGGACGACATCCCGCTGGTGGTGAGCGAGGTCAACCCGCATGCCATCGCGCAATACGAAAACCGCGGCATCATCGCCAATCCGAACTGCTCGACCATGCAGATGCTGGTCGCGCTGGCGCCGATCCATCGCGCGGTGGGCATCGAGCGCATCAACGTGGCGACCTACCAGTCGGTGTCCGGCGCCGGCCGCTCCGGCATGGAAGAGCTCGGCCGGCAGACCGCGGCGCTGCTCAACTTCCAGGATGTCGAGGTGAGCAAGTTCCCCAGGCAGATCGCCTTCAACGTCATCCCGCACATCGACGAATTCCAGCCCAACGGCTATACCAAGGAAGAGATGAAGATGGTCTGGGAGACGCGCAAGATCCTGGAGGACGAGTCGATCCAGGTGAACCCGACGGCGGTGCGCGTGCCGGTGTTCTACGGTCATGCCGAGGCGGTGCACATCGAGACCCGCGACAAGCTCACCGCCGAGCAGGCGCGTGCGCTGCTGGAGGAGGCCGAAGGCGTGGTGGTGATCGACGAGCGCCGTGCCGGCGGCTATCCGACGCCGGTCGGTGACGCGGCCGGCAAGGATCCGGTCTACGTCGGCCGCATCCGCGAGGACATCTCGCACGATCGCGGTCTGGACCTGTGGATCGTCGCCGACAACATCCGCAAGGGCGCGGCACTCAATGCGGTGCAGATCGCCGAGCTCCTGATCCGGGATTACCGCTGA
- a CDS encoding FimV/HubP family polar landmark protein: MNRSLKLALLVALAFGGGPAMALELGQIQVKSALGQPLVAEIPLRDVTPQELRGLNAQLAPPEAFARAGVSAGVPSVPLNFSVVDGPQGKVIRITSEQPVNDPYLDLLVQVDAAGNRTVHEYTLLLDPPGGAQPLPVHAQDTPRVAQTQPMAARPAEPSTARPSVPAGSAATGRPASGRYGPVTRGQTLSEIARATAPAGADISQMMLALKRANPEAFYRDNINALKAGAVLRVPDDAQVRATAVSAALAEVRRQNEAWRSDRAATAVAAGARSSPAAGDHGHADDALDRLALVPARQGGAGTGVHGTDRDELARNREALTALQQQDEELKSRLKDLEEINARNARLLALKDNEIAELQQKLAAIRQAVPPAAATSTPKTAAATPSATTTAPVAAPAANASVAQAARTPAPVPASAATAAAKSPASVAATQPSSGSAPAAKAAPSQAKPALRPAAPAAADEPWYMRPWAMGLAGVAVVALALAGLVARRRKPAAAPVAPRSLAEHFDDASADAEQDADQAALLDALSAHPDDVGLHLELVSLYYSRRDVERFEAAAEAMYAHVTDPEQPEWQDVLAMGRDLAPGHPLFAAPPARSAFSEVAMAERAADAASHAEVPPGETRSTTDTPAAGPVQDATLSPTPPVSESAPQRPLSEYHFDFRLTPTPVGTATRSEQRPAAEAAHGERDGAQDAKDRGWQAEEATDDYAELTGFSDDPVDTKLDLARAYLDMGDAEGARAMLEEVLEEGSQMQKDVARKLLADVH; encoded by the coding sequence ATGAACCGTTCTTTGAAGCTGGCGCTGCTCGTCGCGCTCGCGTTCGGTGGTGGCCCAGCCATGGCGCTGGAGCTGGGTCAGATCCAGGTCAAGTCCGCGCTCGGACAGCCCCTGGTGGCCGAGATTCCGCTGCGCGACGTCACCCCGCAGGAACTGCGCGGCCTGAATGCGCAGCTGGCTCCGCCGGAGGCCTTTGCCCGTGCCGGTGTCAGCGCCGGCGTGCCGAGCGTGCCGCTCAATTTCAGCGTCGTGGATGGTCCGCAAGGCAAGGTCATCCGCATCACCAGCGAGCAGCCGGTCAACGATCCCTATCTCGACCTGCTGGTGCAGGTCGACGCGGCTGGCAACCGGACCGTGCACGAATACACCCTGCTGCTCGATCCGCCTGGAGGCGCGCAACCGCTGCCCGTTCACGCGCAGGACACCCCGCGCGTCGCGCAGACGCAGCCGATGGCTGCCCGACCGGCAGAGCCTTCCACGGCCCGCCCGTCCGTACCTGCCGGCAGCGCCGCGACCGGTAGGCCGGCTTCCGGACGCTATGGGCCGGTAACGCGCGGTCAGACCCTGAGCGAGATCGCCCGCGCCACCGCGCCGGCCGGCGCCGACATCAGCCAGATGATGCTCGCGCTCAAGAGGGCCAATCCGGAGGCGTTTTACCGCGACAACATCAATGCCCTGAAGGCCGGCGCGGTGTTGCGCGTGCCGGACGATGCACAGGTCCGGGCCACGGCGGTCTCAGCCGCGCTGGCCGAAGTGCGTCGGCAAAACGAGGCCTGGCGCAGTGACCGAGCCGCCACCGCGGTGGCCGCCGGCGCGCGCAGCTCTCCCGCCGCCGGCGATCATGGCCATGCCGACGATGCGCTGGACCGGCTCGCGCTGGTGCCCGCGCGGCAGGGTGGGGCCGGCACCGGCGTACACGGCACCGATCGCGACGAGCTCGCCCGCAACCGCGAGGCGCTCACGGCGCTCCAGCAGCAGGACGAGGAATTGAAATCCCGCCTGAAGGACCTGGAAGAGATCAATGCCAGGAACGCCCGCCTGCTGGCGCTGAAGGACAACGAGATCGCCGAGCTGCAGCAGAAGCTGGCCGCGATCCGGCAGGCTGTGCCTCCGGCAGCGGCGACGAGTACCCCCAAGACGGCGGCTGCGACACCGTCGGCAACGACAACGGCGCCCGTCGCCGCCCCCGCCGCGAATGCAAGCGTCGCCCAGGCCGCGCGGACACCCGCACCGGTTCCGGCCTCCGCCGCGACGGCGGCGGCCAAGTCACCGGCTTCCGTCGCCGCGACGCAGCCCTCGAGCGGGAGCGCGCCGGCAGCCAAGGCTGCACCCAGTCAAGCGAAGCCGGCGCTCCGGCCGGCAGCACCCGCCGCCGCGGATGAGCCGTGGTACATGCGCCCCTGGGCGATGGGCCTGGCCGGCGTGGCGGTGGTCGCGCTCGCGCTGGCCGGTCTGGTCGCCAGGCGGCGCAAGCCGGCTGCCGCGCCGGTGGCGCCGCGCTCGCTCGCCGAGCATTTCGATGATGCATCGGCCGACGCGGAACAGGATGCCGATCAGGCGGCCCTGCTCGATGCGCTTTCCGCGCATCCGGATGACGTCGGCCTGCACCTGGAACTGGTCAGCCTTTATTACAGCCGGCGCGACGTGGAACGGTTCGAGGCCGCGGCGGAGGCGATGTATGCCCACGTCACCGATCCGGAGCAGCCCGAGTGGCAGGACGTGCTGGCCATGGGCCGCGACCTGGCCCCGGGGCATCCGCTGTTCGCCGCGCCACCCGCACGGTCCGCCTTTTCCGAAGTGGCCATGGCCGAGCGCGCGGCAGACGCGGCAAGCCATGCCGAGGTGCCGCCGGGAGAGACCCGATCGACGACCGACACCCCGGCCGCCGGGCCGGTGCAAGACGCCACGCTATCCCCCACGCCGCCGGTTTCCGAATCCGCGCCGCAGAGGCCGCTCAGCGAATACCACTTCGACTTCCGTTTGACGCCGACGCCCGTGGGAACCGCGACCCGGTCCGAGCAACGCCCGGCCGCGGAAGCAGCGCATGGCGAGCGCGACGGCGCGCAGGATGCCAAAGACCGCGGCTGGCAGGCGGAAGAAGCCACGGACGACTATGCCGAACTAACCGGCTTCAGCGACGATCCGGTCGACACCAAGCTCGACCTGGCGCGTGCCTATCTCGACATGGGCGATGCGGAAGGCGCCCGCGCCATGCTCGAGGAAGTGCTGGAGGAAGGCAGTCAGATGCAAAAGGACGTGGCCAGGAAGCTGCTTGCCGACGTGCATTGA
- a CDS encoding Arc family DNA binding domain-containing protein, producing MAEKKAYPLRISATVLNAMQRWSEDELRSLNAQIEYVLREALRKAGRLAPDERDGRRQSQKK from the coding sequence ATGGCGGAGAAGAAAGCCTATCCGCTGCGCATCAGCGCCACGGTGCTCAACGCGATGCAGCGCTGGTCGGAGGACGAGCTGCGCAGTCTCAACGCGCAGATCGAGTACGTGCTGCGCGAGGCCCTGCGCAAGGCCGGCCGGCTGGCGCCGGATGAGCGCGACGGGCGCCGGCAGTCACAGAAAAAATGA
- a CDS encoding SPFH domain-containing protein — protein MNERKGFSIAGVPFVACWLVLALVGAYLFLQVRGGAAPVAIALWLVLLLCTKGFFQVAPNEGQVLQLFGKYAGTVREEGLRWTNPFCARRRVSLRVRNFESGKLKVNDHDGNPIEIGAVVVWQVLDTAEAVFCVDDYENFVHIQSESALRQMAQNYPYDAHDDGKPALRSHGEIINNHLRDEIQARLDKAGVRVIEARISHLAYAPEIAQAMLQRQQASAVVAARERIVEGAVGMVALALDRLHSLGVVELDEERKAAMVSNLLVVLCGDRNTQPVVNAGTLYN, from the coding sequence ATGAACGAACGCAAGGGTTTTTCCATCGCCGGCGTGCCTTTCGTCGCATGCTGGCTGGTGCTGGCACTGGTGGGCGCCTATCTGTTTCTGCAGGTGCGCGGCGGTGCCGCGCCCGTCGCCATCGCGCTGTGGCTGGTCCTGCTGTTGTGCACCAAGGGCTTCTTCCAGGTCGCACCCAACGAAGGCCAGGTACTGCAGCTGTTCGGCAAATATGCCGGCACGGTGCGCGAGGAAGGCCTGCGCTGGACCAATCCCTTCTGCGCCCGTCGCAGGGTGTCGCTGCGGGTGCGCAACTTCGAAAGCGGCAAGCTCAAGGTCAATGACCACGACGGCAATCCGATCGAGATCGGCGCGGTGGTCGTCTGGCAGGTGCTGGACACTGCCGAGGCGGTGTTCTGCGTGGACGATTACGAAAACTTCGTGCACATCCAGAGTGAATCCGCGCTGCGGCAGATGGCGCAGAACTATCCCTACGACGCACACGACGACGGCAAGCCCGCACTGCGCAGCCACGGTGAAATCATCAACAACCATCTGCGCGACGAGATCCAGGCACGGCTGGACAAGGCCGGCGTGCGGGTGATCGAGGCGCGCATCAGTCACCTGGCCTATGCGCCGGAGATCGCCCAGGCCATGCTGCAGCGCCAGCAGGCCAGTGCCGTGGTCGCGGCGCGCGAGCGCATCGTCGAAGGCGCCGTGGGCATGGTGGCGCTGGCGCTGGATCGTCTGCACAGCCTGGGCGTGGTCGAGCTCGACGAAGAACGCAAGGCGGCGATGGTGAGCAATCTGCTGGTCGTACTGTGCGGCGACCGCAACACCCAGCCGGTGGTCAACGCCGGCACCCTGTACAACTGA
- the purT gene encoding formate-dependent phosphoribosylglycinamide formyltransferase, whose product MKPIGTPHTDHALRVLLLGAGELGKEVAIELQRLAVEVIAVDRYPGAPAMQVAHRSHVVDMLDGAALRRLIESERPDLVVPEIEAIHTPTLVELERQGIEVIPTARATRLTMDREGIRRLAAEELGLPTSPYRFCDSEAELRQAAASLGLPLVVKPVMSSSGKGQSVVRAADDLARAWDYAQAGGRAGQGRVIAEGFVDFDYEITLLTVRHKGGTHCCAPIGHRQEAGDYRESWQPQPMSAPAWIEAQRQATAITAALGGRGVFGVEFFVKGDAVIFSEVSPRPHDTGLVTLISQDLSEFALHVRAILDLPIPAIRQLGPSASCAVLVEGHGRAPRYHGVADALAEPDTQLRIFGKPEVQGRRRMAVTLARDVDVEAAKAKAIRAACRLKVEL is encoded by the coding sequence ATGAAGCCCATCGGCACCCCGCATACCGACCACGCCCTGCGCGTGCTGCTCCTCGGCGCGGGCGAGCTCGGCAAGGAAGTGGCGATCGAATTGCAGCGGCTCGCGGTCGAAGTGATCGCGGTGGACCGCTACCCCGGCGCGCCGGCCATGCAGGTCGCCCATCGCAGCCATGTGGTCGACATGCTCGACGGCGCCGCGCTGCGCCGCTTGATCGAATCCGAACGCCCGGATCTCGTGGTGCCTGAAATCGAGGCGATCCACACGCCGACGCTGGTCGAGCTGGAAAGGCAGGGCATCGAGGTGATCCCCACCGCGCGCGCCACGCGGCTGACCATGGACCGCGAGGGCATCCGTCGGCTCGCCGCCGAGGAACTCGGCCTGCCGACCTCGCCCTACCGTTTCTGCGACAGCGAAGCGGAACTTCGCCAGGCCGCCGCGAGCCTCGGTCTGCCGCTGGTGGTCAAGCCGGTGATGAGCTCATCGGGCAAGGGCCAGAGCGTGGTGCGCGCGGCGGACGACCTCGCCCGCGCCTGGGATTATGCACAGGCCGGCGGCCGCGCCGGGCAGGGGCGGGTGATCGCCGAGGGCTTCGTCGATTTCGATTACGAGATCACCCTGCTCACCGTGCGTCACAAAGGCGGTACCCATTGCTGCGCACCGATCGGCCACCGCCAGGAGGCGGGTGACTATCGCGAGTCCTGGCAGCCGCAGCCGATGAGCGCGCCGGCGTGGATCGAGGCGCAGCGTCAGGCCACGGCGATCACCGCCGCGCTCGGCGGCCGCGGCGTGTTCGGCGTGGAGTTCTTCGTCAAGGGCGATGCGGTGATCTTCTCCGAGGTCAGCCCGCGACCGCACGATACCGGCCTGGTCACGCTGATCTCGCAGGACCTGTCCGAATTCGCGTTGCACGTGCGCGCGATCCTCGACCTGCCGATTCCGGCGATCCGCCAGCTCGGTCCGTCGGCGTCCTGCGCGGTGCTGGTGGAAGGTCACGGCCGCGCGCCGCGCTATCACGGCGTGGCCGATGCGCTGGCCGAGCCCGACACCCAGCTGCGCATTTTCGGCAAGCCCGAGGTGCAGGGCCGCCGGCGCATGGCGGTGACGCTGGCGCGCGATGTGGACGTCGAGGCGGCCAAGGCCAAGGCGATCCGCGCGGCCTGCCGGCTTAAGGTCGAGCTCTGA
- the rnr gene encoding ribonuclease R, protein MRDPFAEREAQRYENPIPSREAILALLEARAELLSEADIAAALGIDDAERQAALHKRLQAMVRDGQLLLGRRGGYAPVRKLDLISGVVLANAEGYGFLRPDAGGDDLYLSPQQMRAVLHGDRVLASVVGIDRRGRRQGAIVEVLQRRPPRLVGRVVTENGVTVVVPDDRRLHQDVLIPPDRAQGVRNGQIVVAEITDPPTPYRGPIGLIRAVLGERLQPSLLVDMAIASHGLPHVWPEEVLREAAQVPTEVGAVEREGRVDLRTVPLVTIDGADARDFDDAVYAEPRRGGGWRLLVAIADVSHYVPVDSALDKEAYERGTSVYFPGFVVPMLPESLSNGICSLNPKVERLCMVCEMQVDAQGEVTRAKFYPAVMRSHARLTYDRVWQAIGLGDPDARHELADVLVHLENLHALYRAMAAQRRRRGAIDFETPEVKFRLDARGEVQAVGSDERNDAHKLIEECMIAANVQAAKFLERKKIPALFRVHEPPPAEKYEDLRAFLREFKLRLPPLEEVTPGDFAALLRKVQDRPERELIQSVLLRAQSMAAYQPENRGHFGLALDAYAHFTSPIRRYPDLLVHRAIRYALAGGKPSAYVYTPAVMAAMAVHLSQRERRAEEAERDVDERFKCAWLAKHVGEEFDGTVTGVTSFGLFVELDASKVSGLVHISQLANDYYHFDPQRHLLQGERTGAQYRLGDHVRVQVLRASLEERKIDFRLVARRDEASPPPGAKGFVPPRSERAYDKAGSTPRSALPALPEPPAAADSRGAKPSTRKGGAPGPRRQAGAVPKAAARPKTRGAAKAETRPSSPSGQKRPGGRAAGRRSRKDRS, encoded by the coding sequence GTGCGCGATCCTTTCGCCGAACGCGAGGCGCAGCGCTATGAAAACCCCATCCCGAGCCGGGAGGCTATCCTCGCGCTGCTGGAGGCGCGCGCCGAGCTCCTGAGCGAGGCCGACATCGCCGCCGCTCTCGGTATCGACGATGCGGAGCGTCAGGCCGCGTTGCACAAGCGCCTGCAGGCGATGGTGCGCGACGGCCAGCTGCTGCTGGGCCGGCGTGGCGGCTATGCGCCGGTGCGCAAGCTCGACCTCATCAGCGGTGTCGTACTGGCCAATGCCGAGGGCTACGGTTTCCTGCGTCCGGACGCGGGTGGCGACGATCTCTATCTTTCCCCGCAGCAGATGCGCGCGGTGCTGCATGGCGACCGCGTGCTGGCCAGCGTGGTCGGCATCGATCGCCGTGGTCGCCGGCAAGGCGCCATCGTCGAGGTGCTGCAGCGCCGGCCACCGCGCCTGGTCGGGCGGGTGGTTACCGAAAACGGCGTCACCGTGGTCGTGCCCGATGATCGCCGGCTGCACCAGGACGTGCTGATTCCGCCCGATCGCGCTCAGGGCGTGCGCAACGGCCAGATCGTGGTGGCCGAGATCACCGACCCGCCGACGCCCTACCGTGGGCCGATCGGCCTCATCCGCGCCGTGCTCGGCGAGCGGCTGCAGCCTTCGTTGCTGGTGGACATGGCCATCGCCAGTCATGGGCTGCCCCATGTGTGGCCGGAGGAAGTCCTGCGCGAGGCGGCCCAGGTACCGACCGAGGTCGGTGCCGTCGAGCGCGAGGGACGGGTCGATCTGCGCACGGTACCGCTGGTCACCATCGATGGCGCCGATGCGCGCGATTTCGACGATGCGGTCTATGCCGAGCCGCGTCGCGGCGGCGGCTGGCGGCTGCTGGTGGCGATCGCGGACGTCTCGCACTACGTGCCGGTCGACAGCGCGCTGGACAAAGAAGCCTACGAGCGCGGCACCTCGGTCTATTTCCCGGGTTTCGTGGTGCCGATGCTGCCCGAGTCGCTTTCCAACGGCATCTGTTCGTTGAATCCCAAGGTCGAGCGCCTGTGCATGGTCTGCGAGATGCAGGTGGACGCGCAGGGCGAGGTGACCCGCGCCAAGTTCTATCCGGCGGTGATGCGCTCGCATGCGCGGCTCACCTACGACCGGGTCTGGCAGGCGATCGGCCTTGGCGATCCCGACGCGCGGCACGAGTTGGCCGACGTGCTGGTGCATCTGGAAAACCTGCACGCGCTCTACCGGGCGATGGCCGCGCAGCGGCGCCGGCGCGGCGCGATCGATTTCGAGACGCCGGAAGTCAAATTCAGGCTGGATGCCCGCGGTGAAGTGCAGGCGGTCGGCTCGGATGAGCGCAACGACGCGCACAAGCTGATCGAGGAGTGCATGATCGCCGCCAACGTGCAGGCGGCGAAGTTTCTGGAGCGCAAGAAAATCCCGGCCCTGTTTCGCGTGCATGAGCCGCCGCCGGCGGAGAAATACGAGGACCTGCGTGCCTTCCTGCGCGAGTTCAAGCTGCGCCTGCCGCCGCTCGAGGAGGTCACGCCGGGCGATTTCGCCGCGCTGCTGCGCAAGGTGCAGGATCGTCCGGAACGCGAGTTGATCCAGTCGGTGCTGCTGCGCGCGCAGAGCATGGCCGCCTACCAGCCGGAGAACCGCGGCCATTTCGGCTTGGCCCTGGATGCCTACGCGCACTTCACTTCACCGATCCGGCGTTATCCGGACCTGCTCGTGCATCGCGCGATCCGCTACGCGCTCGCCGGCGGCAAGCCGTCGGCCTACGTCTACACGCCGGCGGTGATGGCCGCGATGGCGGTGCATCTTTCCCAACGTGAGCGGCGCGCCGAGGAGGCCGAGCGCGACGTCGACGAGCGCTTCAAGTGCGCCTGGCTGGCCAAGCACGTGGGCGAGGAGTTCGATGGCACGGTGACCGGTGTCACCTCGTTCGGCTTGTTCGTGGAGCTCGACGCTTCCAAGGTGTCCGGCCTGGTGCACATCAGTCAGCTCGCCAACGACTACTACCATTTCGATCCACAGCGGCATCTGCTGCAGGGCGAGCGCACCGGCGCCCAGTATCGACTCGGTGATCACGTGCGCGTGCAGGTGCTGCGGGCGAGCCTGGAGGAACGCAAGATCGATTTCCGCCTCGTCGCCCGGCGCGACGAGGCATCCCCGCCGCCGGGGGCCAAGGGTTTCGTGCCGCCGCGCAGCGAGCGTGCCTATGACAAGGCGGGCTCGACGCCGCGTTCTGCGCTGCCGGCGCTGCCGGAGCCACCGGCGGCGGCCGACAGCCGCGGTGCGAAGCCGTCGACACGCAAGGGTGGCGCACCGGGTCCGCGCCGGCAGGCCGGGGCCGTGCCCAAAGCCGCTGCGCGGCCAAAGACGCGTGGCGCCGCCAAGGCCGAGACGCGGCCGTCGTCGCCGTCTGGCCAGAAACGGCCCGGCGGCCGCGCCGCGGGCCGGCGTAGCCGCAAGGACCGTTCGTGA
- the rlmB gene encoding 23S rRNA (guanosine(2251)-2'-O)-methyltransferase RlmB codes for MNVHWIVGVHPVAGALDNDPARVREVLVEQGARNARVQQLAERARTLGIPVHTRAREQLDRLAGNARHQGIAIHYEAPPTLDEAALEAAVDAAGQGALVLVLDGVTDPHNLGACLRSAAAAAATAVVVPKDRAAGLTPVARRASAGGAERVPLATVTNLARTLRELKQRGVWITGLAGDAPRTIYETDFTGPLALVLGSEGEGMRRLTREACDFLARIPMPGAMESLNVSVATGVVLFEALRQRGVAR; via the coding sequence GTGAACGTGCACTGGATCGTCGGCGTCCATCCGGTCGCCGGCGCGCTGGACAACGACCCCGCACGGGTGCGCGAGGTGCTGGTCGAACAGGGGGCGCGCAACGCGCGTGTGCAGCAACTGGCCGAACGCGCCCGGACGCTCGGCATTCCCGTGCACACGCGAGCGCGCGAGCAGCTCGACCGGCTGGCCGGGAACGCCAGGCATCAGGGCATCGCCATCCACTACGAGGCACCGCCCACGCTGGACGAGGCGGCGCTCGAGGCGGCGGTCGATGCGGCAGGGCAGGGCGCCCTGGTGCTGGTCCTGGATGGCGTCACCGATCCGCACAACCTGGGCGCCTGCCTGCGCAGCGCCGCCGCGGCCGCTGCCACCGCGGTGGTGGTGCCCAAGGATCGCGCGGCCGGGCTCACCCCGGTGGCACGGCGCGCCTCGGCCGGCGGCGCCGAACGGGTGCCGCTCGCCACCGTCACCAATCTCGCCCGTACGCTGCGCGAGCTCAAGCAACGCGGGGTGTGGATCACGGGGCTGGCCGGCGATGCGCCGCGCACGATCTACGAGACGGATTTTACCGGGCCGCTGGCCCTGGTGCTCGGCAGCGAGGGCGAAGGCATGCGGCGACTGACCCGCGAGGCCTGCGATTTCCTGGCCCGCATCCCGATGCCGGGCGCGATGGAGAGCCTGAACGTTTCCGTGGCGACCGGCGTCGTATTGTTCGAGGCCTTGCGTCAACGAGGAGTCGCGCGATGA
- a CDS encoding CBU_0592 family membrane protein, giving the protein MTTTLYWYDWAGYAGVALVLLAFLLLQARKLDGYGLAYQLMNVLGAAGVALSLLFGSFNWPAFLLELAWIAIGLYGIVRGVRTRRLGRQ; this is encoded by the coding sequence ATGACCACCACGCTCTACTGGTACGACTGGGCCGGCTATGCCGGTGTCGCGCTGGTGCTGCTGGCCTTTCTGCTGCTGCAGGCGCGCAAGCTGGACGGATACGGGCTGGCCTATCAGCTCATGAACGTGCTCGGCGCCGCCGGCGTCGCGCTGTCGTTGCTGTTCGGCAGCTTCAACTGGCCGGCCTTCCTGCTCGAGCTGGCCTGGATCGCGATCGGTCTCTACGGCATCGTGCGCGGCGTGCGCACGCGCCGCCTCGGGCGGCAGTGA
- the phoU gene encoding phosphate signaling complex protein PhoU gives MSGPNKEHIIKSYDEELARLTGEIVRMGELAVGQLEAAIDVVERRDERAAQRVVANDEVIDQLEQEISHDVVRLLALRAPMAGDLRNVFAALRIAADIERIGDYAANVAKRSIPLSMVAPIAAASGLTYLAELAATEVRDVLAAYRDRDAERAHEVWQNDAELDEAYTGYFRQLLTYMMEDPRNITPCTHLLFMAKNIERIGDHATNIAESVWFQVYGEPLNAQRSKRDFTSSPELPHLGNKN, from the coding sequence ATGAGCGGACCGAACAAAGAGCACATCATCAAGAGCTATGACGAGGAGCTGGCCCGGCTCACCGGCGAGATCGTCCGCATGGGCGAGCTGGCGGTCGGTCAGCTGGAAGCCGCGATCGACGTGGTCGAGCGCCGCGACGAACGCGCCGCGCAGCGCGTGGTGGCCAACGACGAGGTGATCGACCAGCTCGAGCAGGAGATCAGCCACGACGTGGTGCGACTTCTCGCCCTGCGCGCGCCGATGGCGGGCGACCTGCGCAACGTGTTCGCGGCGCTGCGCATCGCCGCCGACATCGAACGCATCGGCGACTACGCCGCCAACGTCGCCAAGCGCTCCATTCCGCTGTCGATGGTGGCGCCCATCGCCGCCGCCAGCGGCCTCACTTATCTCGCCGAACTGGCCGCCACCGAGGTGCGCGACGTGCTGGCCGCCTATCGCGATCGCGACGCCGAGCGCGCGCACGAAGTCTGGCAGAACGATGCCGAGCTGGACGAGGCCTATACCGGCTATTTCCGCCAGCTGCTCACCTACATGATGGAAGATCCGCGCAACATCACCCCGTGCACGCATCTCTTGTTCATGGCCAAGAACATCGAGCGCATCGGCGACCACGCCACCAACATCGCCGAGAGCGTCTGGTTCCAGGTGTACGGCGAGCCGCTGAACGCGCAGCGCAGCAAGCGCGATTTCACCTCCAGCCCCGAGCTGCCGCACCTCGGCAACAAGAACTGA
- the pstB gene encoding phosphate ABC transporter ATP-binding protein PstB: MTEPALATAAVPAAEPKLKVRDLHFYYQGFHALKGISMDIPEKRVTAIIGPSGCGKSTLLRIFNRIYAIYPKLEAKGVVELDGENILDPHYSLNRLRSKVGMVFQKPVPFPMTIYENVAYGIRHHERLSRAEMDARVEQALRSAALWDEVKDKLKQSALGLSGGQQQRLCIARAIALRPEVLLLDEPTSALDPIATGRIEQLIEELKHAYTIVIVTHNMQQAARVSDLTAFMYLGELIEFDSTEKIFTKPGKKQTEDYITGRFG, translated from the coding sequence ATGACTGAGCCCGCCCTCGCGACCGCAGCCGTGCCGGCCGCGGAGCCCAAGCTCAAGGTGCGCGACCTGCATTTCTACTACCAGGGTTTCCATGCGCTGAAAGGCATCAGCATGGACATCCCGGAAAAGCGGGTGACTGCGATCATCGGCCCCTCCGGCTGCGGCAAGTCGACCTTGCTGCGCATCTTCAACCGCATCTACGCGATCTATCCCAAGCTGGAAGCCAAGGGCGTGGTCGAACTCGACGGCGAGAACATCCTCGACCCGCACTATTCGCTCAACCGGCTGCGCAGCAAGGTCGGCATGGTGTTCCAGAAACCGGTGCCGTTCCCGATGACGATCTACGAGAACGTCGCCTATGGCATCCGCCATCACGAACGCTTGTCGCGCGCCGAGATGGACGCCCGCGTCGAACAGGCGCTGCGCAGCGCGGCGCTGTGGGACGAGGTGAAGGACAAGCTCAAACAGAGCGCGCTCGGGCTGTCCGGCGGCCAGCAGCAGCGTCTGTGCATCGCCCGCGCCATTGCGCTGCGTCCCGAGGTGCTGCTGCTGGACGAGCCGACCTCGGCGCTCGACCCGATCGCCACCGGGCGCATCGAGCAGCTCATCGAGGAGCTCAAGCACGCGTACACCATCGTCATCGTCACCCACAACATGCAGCAGGCGGCGCGGGTGTCCGATCTCACCGCCTTCATGTATCTGGGCGAATTGATCGAGTTCGACAGCACCGAGAAGATCTTCACCAAGCCCGGCAAGAAACAGACCGAGGATTACATCACCGGCCGTTTCGGCTGA